In Thalassotalea fonticola, a single genomic region encodes these proteins:
- a CDS encoding M24 family metallopeptidase, with protein MNNGIGGSTATKELGKLTNMVSDIVPISSEEYQQRINKAQQIMQQNNIAATYINAGTNLYYFTGTRWYASERMVGAIIPAQGDIVYIAPHFEISTLEQFMVIKGAVSSWHEHISPYQTFAESLAAMNILAGNIAIDESTAFFIANGINKAAPQFNLIDAKVVTAGCRMCKTAAEIALLQRAKNMTLEVHKAAAKILHEGITTKEVEAFINEAHKRVGATAGSYFCIVLFGEDSAYPHGVATPKSLDLNDVVLIDTGCQLEGYNSDITRTYVYGSASPRQTQVWNNEKEAQRLAFEAAQLGQPCASADKAARDYLATVGFGPDYNIPGLPHRTGHGIGLDIHEWPYLVLNDQTPLAVGMCFSNEPMICIPGEFGIRHEDHFYITESGPKWFTEPAHSIDDPFGYNV; from the coding sequence ATAAACAATGGCATCGGCGGTTCAACCGCAACTAAAGAGTTAGGCAAATTAACGAATATGGTATCTGATATTGTGCCTATTTCTAGCGAAGAGTATCAGCAAAGGATTAACAAAGCGCAGCAAATTATGCAGCAAAACAACATTGCTGCTACGTACATAAATGCAGGTACTAACCTTTATTATTTTACTGGCACTCGCTGGTATGCATCTGAACGTATGGTTGGTGCAATTATTCCAGCCCAAGGTGACATTGTATATATTGCCCCGCATTTTGAAATAAGTACCCTTGAACAGTTTATGGTAATAAAAGGGGCGGTCAGCAGTTGGCATGAGCACATCAGTCCCTATCAGACATTTGCAGAAAGTTTAGCCGCAATGAATATCCTAGCGGGAAATATTGCTATTGATGAATCTACTGCATTCTTTATCGCGAATGGTATAAACAAGGCAGCACCGCAATTTAATTTAATCGATGCTAAAGTTGTAACGGCCGGCTGCCGAATGTGTAAAACTGCAGCAGAAATAGCCTTATTACAGCGTGCGAAAAACATGACCTTAGAAGTACATAAAGCCGCTGCAAAAATATTACATGAAGGCATAACGACTAAAGAAGTAGAAGCGTTCATTAATGAGGCTCATAAACGTGTTGGCGCTACTGCAGGTTCATATTTTTGTATTGTATTGTTTGGTGAAGACTCAGCCTATCCGCATGGCGTAGCCACCCCTAAATCATTAGATTTAAACGATGTTGTGCTTATTGATACTGGTTGTCAATTAGAGGGCTACAACTCTGATATTACTCGCACTTATGTGTATGGCAGTGCCAGCCCTAGACAAACACAAGTGTGGAATAATGAAAAAGAAGCGCAACGTTTGGCATTTGAAGCAGCGCAATTAGGCCAGCCGTGTGCAAGTGCAGATAAAGCAGCACGAGACTATCTTGCCACCGTTGGCTTTGGTCCTGATTATAATATTCCAGGCCTTCCACACCGTACTGGCCATGGCATTGGTTTAGACATTCATGAATGGCCTTATTTAGTGCTAAATGATCAAACACCTTTAGCCGTTGGTATGTGTTTTTCTAATGAACCGATGATTTGTATTCCAGGGGAATTTGGCATTCGCCATGAAGATCATTTTTACATCACCGAAAGCGGCCCTAAGTGGTTTACCGAGCCAGCTCACTCTATTGATGACCCATTTGGTTATAACGTTTAA
- a CDS encoding rhodanese-like domain-containing protein, producing MLKTIPELLKEAGKNVRKVTAEQAFVELAENNGLLIDIREPVEYAAGSAIGAINIPRGLLEMKVLELVKQENTAIYLHCASAVRATLGAESLIRVGYTNVSAINCKFDVIAKVYGSKPMA from the coding sequence ATGTTAAAAACTATCCCTGAGCTCTTAAAAGAGGCAGGTAAAAATGTAAGAAAAGTCACTGCTGAACAGGCATTTGTTGAACTAGCTGAAAATAATGGCTTACTTATTGATATCAGGGAGCCTGTTGAATATGCTGCTGGCTCTGCAATAGGTGCTATTAATATTCCACGTGGTTTGTTAGAAATGAAAGTACTAGAGTTAGTAAAACAAGAAAATACCGCTATTTACTTACATTGTGCTTCTGCAGTTAGGGCAACTTTGGGCGCAGAGTCTTTAATACGAGTTGGTTATACCAATGTCAGCGCAATAAACTGTAAATTTGATGTCATTGCTAAAGTTTATGGCTCCAAGCCTATGGCTTGA
- a CDS encoding 2-oxoacid:ferredoxin oxidoreductase subunit beta — MSFAKSKFRHKSLPVNDLGLTYRDYEGAISTLCAGCGHDSISSAIIHACAELSIEPHKIAKMSGIGCSSKAPNYFLNNSHGFNTVHGRMPSVTTGANLANKDLTYLAMSGDGDSASIGLGQFAHVVRRQLNMVYMVANNGVYGLTKGQLAATSDRGVKNKTGDTSLFNDIDLCTMALQLGASFVARCFSGDKAQLVPIIKAAIAHQGFAFIDIISPCVTFNNHPGSTRSYDYVQEHVTTGAVTDFVPIKEEITAQIPEGEFEDICLHDGSVIRIHKLDKGYDTSNRLKAMTDVEEHKQRGEILTGLLYLNPTASTFHELNNTADTPMNQVKQDLLCPGERVLGSINDSFR, encoded by the coding sequence ATGAGCTTTGCAAAATCAAAATTTAGACATAAGTCACTACCAGTAAATGATTTAGGCTTAACCTATCGAGACTACGAAGGAGCAATATCAACACTGTGCGCCGGATGTGGTCACGACTCTATTTCTTCAGCTATTATTCATGCCTGTGCCGAATTATCTATTGAGCCACATAAAATTGCCAAGATGTCGGGTATCGGCTGTTCTTCTAAGGCGCCGAACTATTTCCTTAATAACTCCCATGGTTTTAATACCGTACATGGCAGAATGCCATCGGTGACTACTGGGGCCAACCTGGCCAATAAAGATTTAACCTATTTAGCCATGTCAGGTGACGGTGACAGTGCCTCAATAGGTTTAGGTCAGTTTGCCCATGTTGTTCGACGCCAGCTCAACATGGTGTATATGGTCGCTAATAATGGTGTTTATGGCTTAACTAAAGGTCAGCTTGCTGCAACATCAGATCGAGGAGTAAAAAATAAAACCGGTGATACTAGCCTATTTAATGACATAGATCTGTGTACTATGGCCTTACAACTTGGCGCGTCATTTGTAGCACGCTGTTTTTCTGGTGATAAAGCACAATTAGTTCCAATTATAAAAGCGGCAATTGCTCATCAAGGTTTTGCCTTTATCGATATAATCTCACCCTGCGTTACTTTTAATAATCATCCGGGTTCTACTCGCTCCTATGACTATGTACAAGAGCATGTTACAACAGGTGCGGTAACGGATTTTGTACCTATTAAGGAAGAAATCACTGCGCAAATACCAGAAGGTGAATTTGAAGATATTTGTTTACACGATGGTTCCGTTATTCGAATCCATAAACTTGATAAAGGCTATGATACCTCAAACCGCTTAAAAGCTATGACTGATGTAGAAGAGCATAAACAACGAGGTGAAATTTTGACTGGTTTACTTTATTTAAATCCTACAGCCAGTACATTTCATGAGTTAAATAACACTGCTGACACACCAATGAATCAAGTAAAGCAAGATTTACTCTGCCCAGGCGAACGTGTGTTAGGCAGTATAAATGACAGTTTTCGATAA